One region of Natronorubrum aibiense genomic DNA includes:
- a CDS encoding universal stress protein: MYDTILIPTDGSEQAERGVEQGLDLATQYDATVVCLYVVDERRHGRPPALGSVEAEHEKLEDEATEMLAEIEARAQELNLKADCKCCRGLPWDEIVEHAERHDADLIVMGRRGATNDRGTPLGSVTERVMRLTETPVQAV, encoded by the coding sequence ATGTACGATACGATCCTCATTCCGACCGACGGAAGCGAACAGGCCGAACGCGGCGTCGAACAGGGGCTGGACCTCGCCACGCAGTACGATGCGACGGTCGTCTGCCTCTACGTCGTCGACGAACGGCGTCACGGGCGACCGCCGGCACTTGGCAGCGTCGAAGCCGAACACGAAAAACTCGAGGACGAGGCCACCGAGATGCTCGCGGAAATCGAAGCGCGCGCACAGGAACTCAACCTCAAGGCCGACTGCAAGTGTTGCCGGGGACTGCCCTGGGACGAGATCGTCGAACACGCCGAGCGACACGACGCAGATCTGATCGTGATGGGGCGACGAGGGGCGACCAACGACCGCGGAACGCCGCTGGGAAGCGTCACCGAGCGAGTGATGCGGCTCACCGAAACACCCGTACAGGCGGTCTGA
- the purM gene encoding phosphoribosylformylglycinamidine cyclo-ligase, with protein MTDPADDGTAEERLTYADTGVDIEASEDATAALLEAFGSDLMTEYAGLLDIGDRYLALATDGVGTKLMVAEAIEDFSTIGIDCIAMNVNDLVAAGVEPVAFVDYLAIDEPDDDLTNEIGEGLAVGLEESDMTLLGGETAVMPDVVTGFDLAGTCAGLAGKDEILEGEADVGDVLVGFASNGVHSNGLTLAREAVTRDHEYTDAFPHDTDRSIGEELLRPTRLYTDLLEPMREHDVRAAAHITGGGWTNLLRMGDNEYVIEDPFPAQPIFEFIQKEGNVTDEEMHRTFNMGTGFVVAVPEDRADDLVAETDGQIIGRVEEGESVEIRGLSLT; from the coding sequence ATGACCGATCCAGCGGACGATGGAACTGCGGAGGAACGGCTCACGTACGCCGACACCGGCGTCGACATCGAAGCCAGCGAAGACGCGACTGCGGCGCTGCTCGAGGCCTTCGGCAGCGATCTGATGACCGAGTACGCGGGCCTGCTCGATATCGGCGACCGGTATCTCGCTCTCGCGACCGACGGCGTCGGCACGAAGCTCATGGTCGCCGAAGCGATCGAGGACTTCTCGACGATCGGGATCGACTGCATCGCAATGAACGTCAACGATCTCGTCGCCGCGGGCGTCGAACCCGTCGCGTTCGTCGATTACCTCGCGATCGACGAGCCCGACGACGACCTCACCAACGAGATCGGCGAAGGGCTCGCCGTCGGCTTGGAGGAATCCGACATGACCCTCCTTGGTGGCGAGACGGCCGTCATGCCCGACGTCGTCACCGGCTTCGACCTCGCGGGCACCTGTGCCGGCCTCGCCGGCAAAGACGAGATCCTCGAGGGCGAGGCTGACGTCGGCGACGTCCTCGTCGGCTTCGCCTCGAACGGCGTCCACTCGAACGGGCTCACGCTCGCCCGCGAAGCCGTCACGCGCGACCACGAGTACACCGACGCGTTCCCACACGACACCGACCGGTCGATCGGCGAGGAACTGCTACGGCCGACGCGACTCTACACGGACTTACTCGAGCCGATGCGCGAACACGACGTCCGCGCGGCGGCACACATCACGGGCGGTGGCTGGACGAACCTGCTTCGGATGGGTGACAACGAGTACGTGATCGAGGATCCGTTCCCGGCCCAGCCGATCTTCGAGTTCATTCAGAAAGAAGGAAACGTCACGGACGAGGAGATGCACCGGACGTTCAACATGGGTACCGGCTTCGTCGTCGCCGTCCCCGAGGATCGAGCCGACGACCTCGTCGCCGAGACGGATGGGCAGATTATCGGTCGCGTCGAAGAAGGCGAGTCGGTCGAAATTCGCGGTCTCTCGCTGACCTGA